One stretch of Amblyraja radiata isolate CabotCenter1 chromosome 9, sAmbRad1.1.pri, whole genome shotgun sequence DNA includes these proteins:
- the l3hypdh gene encoding trans-3-hydroxy-L-proline dehydratase — MEERGAGHVMRVLDMHTGGEPLRIITGGFPAVPGPDLLSKRRYIRERLDGLRRRLMLEPRGHRDMYGALLVGSELPDAHLAVLFMHNQGYSTMCGHAMMALGRYAVDYGLVAQPSSPETQVNIHCPCGLVRAYVQYEGGKSGRVRFHSVPAFVFATDIPVDVPGHGKIVVDVVYGGAFYAFVSADCFGLDVCSSKTRDLVDAAVAVTNAVKARVKLHHPDSEDLAFLYGTIITDGKDEFSKEPTANVCVFADAQVDRSPCGSGVTARIALQYHKGLILLNQTRTFQSGLTNSIFTGKAVEETKCGDFKAVVVEISGQAHYTGTANFYVEDDDDLKDGFLLR, encoded by the exons ATGGAGGAGCGGGGCGCCGGGCATGTGATGCGGGTGCTGGACATGCACACGGGCGGAGAGCCGCTGCGTATCATCACCGGCGGCTTCCCGGCCGTGCCCGGGCCCGACCTGCTCAGCAAGCGGCGCTACATCCGTGAGCGGCTGGACGGGCTGCGGCGCCGGCTGATGCTGGAGCCCCGCGGCCACCGCGACATGTACGGCGCGCTGCTGGTGGGCTCGGAGCTGCCCGACGCGCACCTCGCCGTCCTCTTCATGCACAACCAGGGCTACAGCACCATGTGCGGCCACGCCATGATGGCCCTCGGCCGCTACGCCGTGGACTACGGTTTGGTCGCCCAGCCCAGCTCCCCCGAGACGCAggtcaacatccactgcccttgtGGCCTGGTCCGGGCCTACGTCCAATACGAGGGCGGCAAGAGCGGCCGCGTCCGCTTCCACAGCGTCCCTGCCTTCGTCTTCGCCACAG ATATTCCAGTTGATGTGCCAGGACATGGGAAGATCGTAGTGGATGTTGTATACGGAGGTGCTTTTTATGCATTTGTGAGTGCAGATTGTTTTGGTTTGGATGTTTGTTCCTCCAAAACACGAGACCTTGTCGATGCAGCAGTAGCTGTCACTAATGCCGTGAAAGCACGG GTCAAACTGCACCACCCTGATAGTGAAGATCTTGCCTTTCTCTACGGCACCATAATTACTGATGGCAAAGATGAATTTTCTAAAGAACCAACTGCAAATGTCTGTGTTTTTGCAGATGCtcag GTGGACAGGAGTCCCTGTGGCTCAGGTGTGACAGCTCGTATTGCATTGCAATATCACAAAGGATTGATTCTCCTGAATCAGACCAGGACATTTCAAAGTGGTTTAACTAACTCAATATTCACTGGGAAAGCTGTTGAG GAAACAAAATGTGGCGATTTCAAAGCTGTTGTAGTGGAAATATCGGGACAAGCACATTACACAGGAACAGCAAACTTTTATGTGGAAGATGATGATGATCTCAAAGATGGGTTCCTTCTCCGATAA